From the genome of Alicyclobacillus sp. SO9:
CCTCATTGTGCGGTATAGCCCCCGTCTATCACAACAGCTTGGCCGGTAATACTGCGTCCCTGATTTGATGCGAGAAAAACAGCGTAGTCTGCAATTTCCTTTGGCTCCAACAGCCGTCGTTGAGGAACCAATGGGTAGATGACCTCCTCAAGCACGTTCTCCAGAGGAATTCCTCTGTTATCGGCTAAATCCTGGAGCTGGTTTCGAACCAGAGGCGTATCCACGTATCCCGGACACAAAGCATTTACCGTAATCCCCGAATCGGCTCCTTCGAGAGCCGCTACCTTTGTCAACCCAATCATCCCGTGTTTAGCAGAATTGTAAGCCGCTTTGCCAGCAAAGCCGACGAGGCCGTTGATGGACGCAATGTTGATAATTCGCCCATATCCCTTTTCCTTCATTTTTGCAAAAGCAAGTTTCGTGGAAATGAACGGGCCAACCAGCATTAGATTGATGATCTGCTGAAACTTTTCGGTCGGAAACTCCTCGATGTTCGACACGTATTGCATTCCGGCGTTGTTGACAAGAATATCAACTGCTCCAAACCGACGCTCGCACTCTTCGAAAAGACCTGTGATATC
Proteins encoded in this window:
- a CDS encoding 3-hydroxybutyrate dehydrogenase codes for the protein MAELLQGKSAVITGAASGIGYEIGKAFALAGAKVMISDIREDAAAAAAREIVSAGGTAASFPADASAEKDITGLFEECERRFGAVDILVNNAGMQYVSNIEEFPTEKFQQIINLMLVGPFISTKLAFAKMKEKGYGRIINIASINGLVGFAGKAAYNSAKHGMIGLTKVAALEGADSGITVNALCPGYVDTPLVRNQLQDLADNRGIPLENVLEEVIYPLVPQRRLLEPKEIADYAVFLASNQGRSITGQAVVIDGGYTAQ